One bacterium genomic window, ATCAAAGACCTCGAGGACACTATCAACAAGACTCCGTGTGACGTGGTCCTGATTGGAACGCCGATCAATCTCGCGGGCCTTATCGAGATCGACAAGCCATCGGTGCGCGTTGGCTACGAGCTCCAGGAGATCGGCTCGCCGACGCTGGATGACGTTCTGAGCGAGTTCCTGGCCAAGCGCTGAGTTGCCGCAGTCAGGTGAAGATTTGGGACTGAGGCGGCTTGAAGGGACCGGAATGCGAGAGATCGAGGCCAAGAAGGTCATCGACGCCGTTGCCGACCTTTGTCGGAGAGCCAATTACGAGCTGCCTGACGATGTGGTAGCTGCGCTTGAGCAAGCTGTCGCGAGCGAAAGCTCACCGCTGGGGAAGAGGCTTCTTCAGTCCATATTGCGCAACGCGTCGATCGCCAGGAAGGGTAAGTTCCCGATATGTCAGGACTGCGGCCTCGCGGTGTTCTTCGTCGAGATGGGCCGCGAGGTGCGAATAGAGGGGATGACGTTGGAGCAGGCTTTGACCGTGGGTACGCGGAAAGGATACAGCGAAAACTACCTGAGAAAGTCGGTCGTGCGAGACCCTCTCCGGCGAGAGAACACAGGCGATAACACACCGCCCTGTGTCCATATAAGGCAGGTTGAGGGCGATAAGCTGTGGGTCCGTTTCATGCCCAAGGGCAGCGGAAGCGAGAACATGAGCTCCTGTGTGATGCTCTCGCCGTCTGACGGAGCAGATGCCGTTCGGAGGATAGTCGTTGAGTGCGTGGACGCTGCTGGGGCTAAGTCCTGCCCGCCCATTACGGTTGGCGTTGGACTTGGAGGATCCTTCGAGGAATGTGCGAAGCTAGCCAAGCTTGCGCTCTTTAGAAAAACTGGGTCGCGACACAAGGATGCCTTCTATGACGGTCTCGAGCGCCAGATACTCGAAGACGTAAACTCCCTCGGTATCGGCCCACTCGGATTCGGGGGGACGACTACGGCGCTTGCCGTACACATCGAGGCGGCGCCATGCCACATCGCCTCGCTTCCGGTTGCGGTCAACCTTCAGTGCCATGCGGCGAGGCGCGCGGAGGTGATCCTGTAGAATGCCGGGCGAGCCCAAGAGAATAGTAACTCCGCTGCCGCGGCGGGTTGTCGCGGAGCTTCGGGCCGGCGACGAGTGCCTCATATCCGGAGAGCTCATCGGCGCTAGGGACCACGCTCATAAGCTCCTTTACGAGATGATCCAGCGCGGCGAGGAGCTACCGTTTCAGATATCGGGTGCGGT contains:
- a CDS encoding fumarate hydratase, whose product is MREIEAKKVIDAVADLCRRANYELPDDVVAALEQAVASESSPLGKRLLQSILRNASIARKGKFPICQDCGLAVFFVEMGREVRIEGMTLEQALTVGTRKGYSENYLRKSVVRDPLRRENTGDNTPPCVHIRQVEGDKLWVRFMPKGSGSENMSSCVMLSPSDGADAVRRIVVECVDAAGAKSCPPITVGVGLGGSFEECAKLAKLALFRKTGSRHKDAFYDGLERQILEDVNSLGIGPLGFGGTTTALAVHIEAAPCHIASLPVAVNLQCHAARRAEVIL